In Leptospira saintgironsiae, one genomic interval encodes:
- a CDS encoding 2-dehydropantoate 2-reductase, whose product MSFSPKFAILGSGSIGTYIGAYLVKAGYPVVFVGRERLKQEIQLFGLGISDYKGNSFTLAPSQVRYVTDIKEAKDSNVFLITVKSKDTIEAGKSIRSLFSPEELSKITVVSFQNGVRNSKELAAVLPELNDRNLPGMVPFNVVTKGKGQFHQGTSGELVIKSNEFGNKIHSCLRKAGLPSIVHKNMEGVLWGKLLFNLNNSLNALAGVPLREELSQRTYRKILASMILEGLEILKLSGIQPASAGKMIPWLAPIILGLPDILFFRVASSMVKIDPEARSSMWEDLHHGRTTEISYLNGEIISLADEIGHKAPINRKIASLISEAESGSGKSQYDAETLSKLLGIV is encoded by the coding sequence ATGAGTTTTTCCCCGAAATTTGCAATCTTAGGTTCCGGAAGTATAGGAACATATATCGGAGCTTATTTGGTAAAAGCAGGGTATCCTGTAGTATTTGTAGGTAGAGAAAGATTAAAACAAGAGATCCAATTATTCGGTTTAGGGATCAGCGACTATAAGGGAAATTCTTTCACCCTTGCCCCAAGCCAAGTACGTTATGTTACCGATATAAAAGAAGCTAAGGACTCGAACGTTTTTTTGATCACAGTCAAAAGTAAGGATACGATAGAAGCAGGAAAATCTATTCGTTCTCTTTTTTCACCTGAAGAATTATCCAAAATTACAGTAGTTAGTTTTCAAAATGGAGTTCGTAACTCAAAAGAGCTAGCTGCCGTATTACCTGAGTTAAACGATCGAAACTTACCAGGCATGGTTCCGTTTAATGTGGTGACAAAAGGAAAAGGGCAATTCCACCAAGGGACAAGCGGAGAACTTGTAATTAAATCTAACGAATTTGGGAACAAAATCCATTCTTGTTTAAGAAAAGCAGGTTTACCTTCTATCGTTCATAAAAACATGGAAGGTGTTCTTTGGGGAAAACTACTTTTCAATTTGAATAATAGTTTAAACGCACTCGCTGGTGTTCCTCTTAGAGAAGAATTATCCCAAAGAACTTACAGAAAAATTTTAGCTTCTATGATCTTAGAAGGTTTAGAAATACTTAAACTTTCCGGGATTCAACCTGCAAGCGCGGGTAAAATGATCCCTTGGCTTGCTCCTATCATTTTGGGTTTGCCTGATATTTTATTTTTCAGAGTGGCCTCTTCTATGGTCAAAATTGATCCGGAAGCAAGATCTTCAATGTGGGAAGACCTACATCATGGGAGAACAACTGAAATTTCTTATTTGAATGGAGAGATTATAAGCTTAGCAGATGAGATCGGTCATAAAGCACCAATCAATCGCAAGATTGCTTCTTTGATTTCAGAAGCGGAAAGCGGTTCCGGCAAATCTCAATACGATGCGGAAACGCTTTCTAAACTTTTAGGAATTGTTTAG
- a CDS encoding DUF2062 domain-containing protein, translated as MNFLRTIWRVIHKQIILPFQESYAPIHEVCLGTTIGLIWSMTPLVGVQMYLGLGTWLILRLFRIRFYLPIAIAMIWITNPVTLPFFYSLFYWIGKQVLLLLGIPFQQISFDTLLAISKESESMDLISGLYHWTIFLFDKMGLPMFIGGFAFGIPLALLGYPITYRLLNSYRARRANEEGISLQEWELKHVRKDVGLFAKTP; from the coding sequence ACCTTTCCAAGAATCTTATGCTCCTATTCACGAAGTTTGTTTAGGAACGACTATTGGTCTGATCTGGTCCATGACTCCTCTTGTAGGAGTCCAAATGTATTTGGGACTTGGAACTTGGTTAATACTTCGATTATTCCGTATCCGTTTTTATCTTCCAATTGCGATTGCTATGATTTGGATTACGAATCCGGTCACTCTTCCGTTTTTTTATTCTCTATTCTATTGGATAGGAAAACAAGTCCTACTTTTACTTGGGATCCCTTTTCAGCAGATTAGTTTTGACACGTTATTGGCGATCTCCAAAGAATCAGAATCTATGGATTTGATCAGCGGATTATATCATTGGACAATTTTCTTATTCGATAAGATGGGACTTCCAATGTTCATAGGTGGTTTTGCTTTCGGAATTCCACTGGCGTTATTAGGTTATCCTATCACCTATCGATTATTAAATTCTTATAGAGCCAGAAGAGCAAATGAAGAAGGTATTAGCCTTCAAGAATGGGAACTAAAACACGTTAGAAAAGATGTGGGATTGTTCGCAAAGACGCCTTGA